In Agromyces sp. 3263, a single genomic region encodes these proteins:
- a CDS encoding site-2 protease family protein: MDSVLPFILGVVIIVVGLALSIGLHEIGHLVPAKLFGVKVTQYMIGFGPTIWSRRRGETEYGVKAIPLGGYIAMIGMFPPGKGERVQEDSTGFFRGLVQDARDSSMESITAGDEDRAFYRLPVWKRIIIMFGGPFMNLVLAVVLFGVLLMGFGVAQASTTVGSVSACALPATSERQTCESGDPAAPGAAAGIEPGDRIVSVAGQPIDTWNESTAIIRDHPNEQIDIVVVRDGEEVTLAVTPMLSERYQTDADGVVVTDAAGEPVTVQAGFVGISPATETVQQPASAVLPAVGENVAGVAGIIVNLPQRIIDVANAAFGPGERDPNGPISVVGVGRVAGEIASLDEIPLASKAAGLVGILASLNIALFVFNMIPLLPLDGGHIAGALWEAIRRGFAKLFRRPDPGPVDLAKLMPLTLGVVVVFGAMSALLIYADIVKPVQLL; this comes from the coding sequence GTGGATTCCGTGCTTCCCTTCATCCTGGGCGTCGTCATCATCGTCGTCGGCCTCGCCCTGTCGATCGGGCTGCACGAGATCGGGCACCTCGTGCCAGCCAAGCTCTTCGGCGTCAAGGTGACCCAGTACATGATCGGGTTCGGGCCGACGATCTGGTCTCGGCGTCGTGGTGAGACCGAGTACGGCGTCAAGGCCATCCCGCTCGGCGGCTACATCGCGATGATCGGCATGTTCCCGCCGGGCAAGGGCGAACGGGTGCAGGAGGACTCGACGGGCTTCTTCCGCGGCCTCGTGCAGGACGCCCGCGACTCGAGCATGGAGTCGATCACGGCCGGCGATGAGGATCGCGCCTTCTACCGGCTGCCCGTCTGGAAGCGCATCATCATCATGTTCGGCGGGCCGTTCATGAACCTGGTGCTCGCGGTGGTGCTCTTCGGAGTGCTGCTCATGGGCTTCGGCGTCGCACAGGCCTCGACCACCGTCGGGTCGGTCTCGGCGTGCGCGCTGCCCGCGACGAGCGAACGGCAGACCTGCGAGTCCGGCGATCCGGCGGCGCCCGGTGCGGCTGCGGGCATCGAGCCGGGCGACCGCATCGTCTCGGTCGCGGGCCAGCCCATCGACACGTGGAACGAGTCGACCGCGATCATCCGCGACCACCCGAACGAGCAGATCGACATCGTCGTCGTCCGCGACGGCGAGGAGGTCACTCTGGCGGTCACCCCCATGCTGAGCGAGCGGTACCAGACCGACGCCGACGGCGTGGTGGTGACGGATGCCGCAGGCGAGCCGGTCACGGTGCAGGCGGGCTTCGTGGGCATCAGCCCCGCGACCGAGACCGTGCAGCAGCCCGCCTCGGCCGTGCTGCCCGCCGTCGGCGAGAACGTCGCCGGCGTCGCCGGCATCATCGTGAACCTGCCGCAGCGCATCATCGACGTCGCCAACGCGGCGTTCGGTCCGGGGGAGCGCGACCCGAACGGGCCGATCTCGGTCGTCGGCGTCGGCCGCGTCGCGGGCGAGATCGCGAGCCTGGACGAGATCCCGCTCGCGTCCAAGGCGGCCGGGCTCGTCGGCATCCTCGCGTCGCTGAACATCGCGCTGTTCGTCTTCAACATGATTCCCCTGCTGCCGCTCGACGGCGGCCACATCGCCGGTGCCCTCTGGGAGGCCATCCGTCGCGGGTTCGCGAAGCTGTTCCGGCGCCCCGACCCCGGTCCCGTCGACCTGGCGAAGCTCATGCCGCTCACGCTCGGCGTCGTGGTGGTCTTCGGCGCGATGAGCGCCCTGCTCATCTACGCCGACATCGTGAAGCCCGTGCAGCTGCTCTGA
- the dxr gene encoding 1-deoxy-D-xylulose-5-phosphate reductoisomerase has protein sequence MRSVIILGSSGSIGTQALDVIRANPRRFEVVGLAVGSNRALLEQQAADFGVEHTAVGIDEAVQLVRDVDADVVLNGITGSVGLAPTLAVLERGTTLALANKESLIVGGDLVTRIAAPGQIVPVDSEHSAIAQALRSGTDDEVRRLVLTASGGPFRGRTRAELADVTPAQALAHPTWDMGLVVTTNSATLVNKGLEVIEAHLLFDVEYDRIDVVVHPQSIVHSMVEFIDGSTIAQASPPDMRLPISLGLDWPDRVGGVGRPLDWTTATSWTFEPLDGTAFPAVDLAKQVGRAGGEYPAVFNAANEEAVAAFHAGRIGFLDIVDTVRDVVDAHEASSDRLTVESLAEAERAARRAAQAHIARVAR, from the coding sequence GTGCGCAGCGTCATCATCCTCGGCTCATCCGGTTCGATCGGCACCCAGGCGCTCGACGTGATCCGGGCGAACCCGCGACGGTTCGAGGTCGTGGGCCTCGCGGTCGGGTCGAACCGGGCGCTGCTCGAGCAGCAGGCGGCGGACTTCGGCGTCGAGCACACGGCGGTCGGGATCGACGAGGCCGTGCAGCTCGTGCGCGACGTCGACGCCGACGTCGTGCTGAACGGCATCACCGGATCGGTCGGCCTGGCGCCGACCCTCGCCGTGCTCGAGCGCGGCACGACGCTCGCACTCGCGAACAAGGAGTCCCTGATCGTCGGCGGCGACCTCGTCACGCGCATCGCCGCGCCCGGGCAGATCGTCCCCGTCGACTCCGAGCACTCCGCCATCGCCCAGGCGCTGCGATCGGGCACCGACGACGAGGTGCGCCGGCTGGTGCTGACGGCGTCGGGCGGTCCCTTCCGCGGACGGACTCGCGCAGAGCTGGCCGACGTCACGCCGGCCCAGGCGCTGGCCCACCCCACGTGGGACATGGGGCTCGTCGTGACCACCAACTCGGCGACCCTCGTGAACAAGGGCCTCGAGGTCATCGAGGCGCACCTGCTCTTCGACGTCGAGTACGACCGCATCGACGTGGTGGTGCACCCGCAGTCGATCGTGCACTCCATGGTCGAGTTCATCGACGGCTCGACGATCGCGCAGGCCTCGCCGCCCGACATGCGCCTGCCGATCTCGCTCGGCCTCGACTGGCCCGATCGCGTCGGCGGTGTCGGTCGCCCGCTCGACTGGACGACCGCGACGAGCTGGACGTTCGAGCCGCTCGACGGCACGGCGTTCCCCGCCGTCGACCTCGCCAAGCAGGTGGGCCGCGCGGGGGGCGAGTACCCGGCCGTCTTCAATGCCGCGAACGAGGAGGCGGTCGCCGCCTTCCACGCCGGCCGTATCGGCTTCCTCGACATCGTCGACACGGTGCGCGACGTGGTCGACGCGCACGAGGCGTCCTCCGACCGGCTCACGGTCGAGTCCCTCGCCGAGGCCGAACGCGCGGCGCGCCGCGCGGCGCAGGCGCACATCGCCCGAGTGGCCCGCTGA
- a CDS encoding lysophospholipid acyltransferase family protein, whose translation MSEIEADAVPAATVRQGPLYPIVRGFLRPLVRLVYRPTITGTEHVPKRGAVIFASNHLSFVDSIVIPLASPRPVQFLAKSHYFTGTGFSGWVSRTFFSAIGAVAVERGAGAQAQEALDQSRRILESGAAFALYPEGTRSLDGRLYRGRTGVAWLALETGATVVPVGLIGTQEIQPVGAKLPRIRPVTVRFGAPLDLSGHGPASSGRARRAATDEIMAAIHELSGQELAGRYNETPPSGTFAKLADRVAPRERI comes from the coding sequence GTGAGCGAGATCGAGGCCGACGCCGTACCCGCAGCGACCGTGCGCCAGGGCCCGCTCTACCCGATCGTGCGCGGCTTCCTCCGTCCGCTCGTGCGCCTCGTGTACCGCCCCACGATCACCGGGACCGAGCACGTCCCCAAGCGCGGCGCGGTCATCTTCGCGAGCAATCACCTCTCCTTCGTCGACAGCATCGTGATCCCCCTGGCGTCGCCGCGCCCGGTGCAGTTCCTCGCGAAGTCCCACTACTTCACCGGCACCGGCTTCTCGGGATGGGTGTCGCGCACGTTCTTCTCCGCGATCGGCGCCGTGGCCGTCGAACGCGGCGCCGGCGCGCAGGCGCAGGAGGCGCTCGACCAGAGCCGCCGGATCCTCGAGTCGGGCGCCGCGTTCGCGCTCTACCCCGAGGGCACCCGCTCGCTCGACGGCCGGCTCTACCGCGGCCGCACCGGCGTCGCGTGGCTCGCGCTCGAGACGGGAGCCACCGTCGTCCCGGTCGGCCTCATCGGCACCCAGGAGATCCAGCCCGTCGGGGCCAAGCTGCCCCGCATCCGGCCGGTGACGGTGCGCTTCGGCGCACCGCTCGACCTCAGCGGCCACGGGCCCGCGTCTTCCGGTCGGGCCCGCCGGGCCGCGACCGACGAGATCATGGCGGCCATCCACGAACTCAGCGGGCAGGAGCTCGCCGGTCGCTACAACGAGACGCCGCCGTCAGGTACCTTCGCCAAGCTCGCCGACCGCGTGGCGCCGCGCGAGCGCATCTGA